A single genomic interval of Methanolacinia paynteri harbors:
- a CDS encoding archaeosine biosynthesis radical SAM protein RaSEA, with protein sequence MILDHQEKPLASWTGKDRIDGKIIDCLTIIFKTGGCSWNRCLMCGYKFERHDHKDPLFLKNSIISQLNWISNNYETGKFGLIKIFTSGSFLDPVEVPEDARNEILVRFRDKIVIFETRPEYVNDEVLDEVANSMKQDESGRNFYISMGLETTNDKIREKCIDKGNTFNDFRNAAEITKKYGAGVKTYLMMKPLFLSERESIEDMKKSIHESASYSDLISMNVCTVQSKTEVEYYWKRGAYRPAYLWSVIDVLVNTDCGIHITCDPVGGGKKRGPHNCGICDYDLVDAINNYSLNADREYLKAHFETDCKCKNEWEFILENERPYGMPLTS encoded by the coding sequence ATGATATTGGATCACCAGGAAAAACCACTTGCAAGCTGGACGGGAAAAGACCGGATCGACGGCAAAATTATCGATTGTCTGACAATTATCTTCAAAACGGGAGGATGTTCCTGGAACCGCTGCCTGATGTGCGGATATAAATTTGAAAGGCACGACCATAAAGATCCCCTGTTTCTGAAGAACAGCATTATAAGTCAGCTTAACTGGATCAGCAATAATTATGAGACAGGTAAATTCGGGCTGATCAAAATATTCACTTCAGGTAGTTTTCTCGATCCTGTTGAAGTCCCTGAAGACGCCAGGAATGAGATACTAGTCAGGTTCAGAGATAAGATCGTTATCTTCGAAACACGTCCGGAATATGTAAATGATGAAGTTCTTGACGAAGTCGCAAATTCAATGAAACAGGATGAATCCGGCAGAAATTTCTATATCTCGATGGGGCTTGAAACCACTAACGATAAAATAAGAGAGAAATGCATAGACAAAGGCAACACTTTTAATGATTTCAGAAATGCTGCAGAAATCACAAAAAAGTATGGGGCAGGAGTGAAGACATATCTCATGATGAAACCTCTTTTCCTGTCGGAAAGAGAGTCCATAGAGGATATGAAAAAGTCGATACATGAATCTGCATCGTATTCCGATTTGATCTCGATGAATGTGTGCACTGTCCAGAGCAAAACCGAAGTAGAATATTACTGGAAGAGAGGTGCATACAGGCCGGCATATTTATGGAGTGTCATTGATGTCCTTGTCAATACCGATTGCGGAATTCATATAACATGCGATCCTGTGGGCGGCGGAAAGAAACGCGGCCCTCATAACTGCGGAATATGCGATTATGACCTGGTGGATGCAATCAATAACTATTCATTAAATGCAGACAGGGAATACCTGAAGGCCCATTTCGAAACCGATTGCAAGTGCAAAAATGAATGGGAATTTATTCTTGAAAACGAGAGACCTTACGGGATGCCCCTTACCAGTTAA
- a CDS encoding HypC/HybG/HupF family hydrogenase formation chaperone, whose product MCIAIPAEVLEIKDGNVALVDYGDLQQEVRIDLVDVEVGEFVLVHVGFAIQKLSREEALQTRQVFKEVYAAMEE is encoded by the coding sequence ATGTGTATTGCTATACCTGCAGAAGTGCTGGAGATAAAGGATGGCAATGTGGCTTTAGTTGATTATGGTGATCTTCAACAGGAGGTTCGCATTGATCTTGTCGATGTTGAGGTTGGAGAATTCGTCCTTGTTCACGTGGGCTTCGCGATCCAAAAATTAAGCCGTGAAGAGGCTTTACAGACAAGACAGGTCTTTAAGGAAGTATACGCTGCAATGGAGGAATAA
- a CDS encoding hydrogenase maturation nickel metallochaperone HypA/HybF, with product MHEYSIAYDIYATAKRAAEDNFATKVKKVHVGVGELTMINPEQVIFLFETMCEEESLFKDCKIECTSIPVKSECECGYSGNERFVCPDCGKLPVVKEGMEILVTNIEIEVEDEDD from the coding sequence ATGCACGAGTACTCCATTGCATATGATATATATGCAACCGCGAAAAGGGCAGCGGAAGACAATTTTGCAACTAAAGTAAAGAAGGTTCACGTCGGTGTGGGCGAACTGACGATGATAAATCCCGAACAGGTTATCTTCCTGTTCGAGACTATGTGCGAGGAAGAATCTCTTTTTAAGGACTGTAAGATTGAATGTACGAGTATTCCTGTCAAAAGCGAATGCGAATGCGGGTATTCCGGAAACGAGAGATTTGTATGTCCTGATTGCGGGAAGCTTCCTGTTGTTAAAGAGGGTATGGAGATTCTGGTTACAAATATCGAGATAGAGGTTGAAGATGAAGACGATTGA
- the hypE gene encoding hydrogenase expression/formation protein HypE — MKTIDLMHGAGGAIFAELLGKTLTAYTHNNAGGIGLEALDDGAVIPINGSNIVLTTDSHVVRPLFFPGGDIGRIAVCGTANDLAMMGAKPIALTCAMIIEEGFEIPQLERIVKSMDEALGECGASIVTGDTKVLEKGALDGIAINTAGIGVAEKPVRDCGLKPGDVILSSGTLGDHGLAILTAREGFDLGEQIHSDVAPVWNIVENAMAAGDVHAMKDPTRGGFSNAINEMAEKSGVQVRIREEDLPVRRSVASASELLGINPLDVANEGKVIMGVAADDAEEILAAIRMSKYGQDAAIIGYVVEGSSVIMETSIGGERFIEPPIGDPVPRVC, encoded by the coding sequence ATGAAGACGATTGACCTGATGCACGGAGCCGGCGGCGCGATCTTTGCCGAACTCCTTGGAAAGACTTTGACTGCATATACTCACAATAATGCCGGAGGTATTGGCCTCGAAGCTCTTGATGACGGAGCGGTTATCCCAATCAACGGTTCTAATATCGTTCTTACTACAGATTCCCATGTTGTAAGGCCTCTTTTCTTCCCGGGAGGGGACATCGGGAGGATCGCAGTATGCGGAACGGCCAATGATCTTGCAATGATGGGTGCGAAGCCCATAGCTTTGACATGCGCAATGATAATCGAAGAGGGCTTCGAGATCCCGCAGCTTGAAAGGATCGTGAAATCGATGGATGAGGCCCTTGGGGAGTGCGGTGCGTCCATCGTTACAGGGGATACGAAGGTTCTTGAAAAGGGAGCACTTGACGGCATTGCAATTAATACCGCCGGAATCGGGGTCGCGGAAAAACCTGTAAGGGATTGCGGCCTTAAACCCGGTGATGTGATTCTATCGAGCGGAACCCTGGGGGATCACGGACTTGCGATTCTTACAGCAAGAGAAGGCTTCGATCTCGGCGAACAGATACACTCCGATGTTGCGCCTGTTTGGAATATCGTCGAGAATGCGATGGCTGCAGGCGATGTGCATGCGATGAAGGATCCTACACGCGGTGGTTTTTCAAATGCGATCAATGAGATGGCTGAAAAATCGGGTGTCCAGGTAAGAATCAGGGAAGAAGATCTCCCGGTGAGAAGGTCGGTTGCAAGCGCATCCGAACTCCTTGGCATAAATCCGCTTGATGTCGCCAACGAGGGAAAGGTGATCATGGGCGTTGCAGCGGATGATGCCGAAGAGATTCTTGCGGCGATCCGCATGTCAAAGTATGGACAGGATGCCGCAATTATCGGTTATGTAGTCGAAGGGAGTTCGGTCATTATGGAGACTTCAATAGGCGGCGAGAGGTTTATCGAACCCCCTATAGGCGATCCGGTCCCGAGGGTCTGCTGA
- the pyrC gene encoding dihydroorotase — MSGYCDLILKNVSTPSGIVVDISIKDGVVVHSGSSGRAEEIIDCTGLRVLPGAIDMHVHMRGGMAQSSKETWETGTKSALAGGVTHVVDQPNCIPPVKDVPSFESRLAEAKEQAFCNFSINGGVMEGADLPGMHRAGAAAFGEIFAAPSSYGEGIPEEFLGQAFLELEKIGGLATVHAETVTEGLDDSLFAHTRLRSPEGEALAVSKVIEMAPKNLRLHFCHLSCPESVNLVSGKNTFEVMPHHLLLSTEMFDNHDTFAKVNPPVRDEETRQELWKYWDRIDVLASDHAPHTIAEKSAEFSCAPSGIPGVETMIPLFLALVYRKKISLRSLIDKTTVNPARILHMNCAGFEPGMRGDFAIYPKTPELIDPERLHSLAGWTPYEGMEGVFPEKTILGGDVVYSDGEFFRGNPKWIPGDGYIE, encoded by the coding sequence ATGTCCGGTTATTGCGATCTAATCCTGAAAAATGTCTCTACCCCGTCGGGTATTGTAGTCGATATTTCAATAAAAGATGGTGTTGTAGTCCATTCCGGGTCCTCAGGACGGGCTGAAGAGATCATTGATTGCACAGGACTGCGTGTACTTCCGGGCGCAATAGATATGCATGTCCATATGAGAGGGGGAATGGCGCAAAGTTCGAAGGAGACATGGGAGACGGGTACGAAGAGCGCTCTTGCCGGTGGCGTTACGCATGTCGTGGACCAGCCGAACTGCATTCCCCCGGTAAAGGATGTTCCGTCATTTGAATCCAGACTTGCCGAAGCGAAGGAACAGGCATTCTGTAATTTTTCCATCAATGGCGGTGTAATGGAGGGTGCGGACCTTCCCGGAATGCATCGTGCCGGTGCGGCGGCCTTCGGGGAGATCTTTGCAGCACCGTCAAGCTACGGCGAGGGAATTCCTGAAGAATTCCTTGGGCAGGCGTTTCTGGAGCTTGAGAAGATCGGTGGCCTTGCGACGGTCCATGCCGAGACAGTTACGGAAGGTTTGGATGATTCGCTCTTCGCACATACCAGACTGAGGTCGCCTGAAGGTGAGGCGCTTGCGGTCTCAAAAGTAATCGAAATGGCTCCCAAAAACCTGAGACTTCATTTCTGTCATCTTTCCTGCCCTGAGTCCGTGAATCTTGTATCGGGGAAGAATACATTTGAGGTAATGCCTCATCACCTCCTGCTTTCGACGGAGATGTTTGATAATCACGATACCTTTGCAAAAGTAAATCCCCCGGTAAGGGATGAAGAGACAAGACAGGAACTTTGGAAGTACTGGGACCGGATAGATGTCCTTGCATCTGATCACGCCCCCCATACAATCGCCGAAAAGTCGGCTGAGTTCTCCTGTGCTCCGTCCGGCATCCCGGGTGTCGAGACGATGATCCCTCTCTTCCTTGCGCTTGTATACAGGAAGAAGATCTCTCTCCGGTCGCTCATCGATAAAACAACCGTCAATCCTGCACGGATTCTTCATATGAATTGCGCCGGGTTCGAACCGGGAATGCGTGGAGACTTTGCCATATACCCGAAGACCCCGGAGTTGATCGATCCGGAAAGACTTCACAGTCTTGCAGGATGGACTCCTTACGAGGGTATGGAAGGTGTGTTCCCGGAGAAAACAATTCTTGGCGGAGATGTCGTTTATTCGGATGGGGAATTCTTCAGGGGTAATCCCAAGTGGATTCCTGGAGACGGATATATAGAATAA
- a CDS encoding DUF167 domain-containing protein: MNYRDALLQSGDAVLISLDVSPGSKKTVFPAGYNEWRNAIECRIKSPATEGKANAEIIKTIADYFSVKKSDVAIVSGSTSGQKKIKISGISLEDALGKLSVDLGE, translated from the coding sequence ATGAATTACAGGGACGCTCTTTTACAGTCAGGCGATGCTGTCCTGATCAGTCTTGATGTCTCTCCCGGTAGTAAAAAAACCGTCTTCCCAGCAGGGTACAATGAATGGCGAAACGCGATCGAGTGCAGAATTAAATCACCGGCGACCGAAGGAAAGGCGAACGCCGAGATTATAAAGACGATAGCAGACTATTTTTCGGTTAAAAAAAGCGATGTGGCGATTGTCTCCGGTTCAACTTCCGGCCAGAAGAAAATAAAGATCTCGGGGATCTCTTTGGAAGATGCTTTGGGGAAGCTTTCAGTGGATCTTGGGGAATAA
- the dnaG gene encoding DNA primase DnaG: MYIPETTKYQVHLGFAIEGVVEKSDIIGAIFGQTEGLLGEDLDLRDLQRSGRIGRIDVASESKKGETKGEILISSSLDKAETAVLAASLETIERVGPCSGRFNVKKIEDIRISKRKHIVGRAKEILIESFEEGIIDTNEILDQVREYARIEKIVEIGEEKLPAGPNVESSDAIIIVEGRADVINLLRYGIKNAIAVEGTKVPGIISRLCEQKTATAFPDGDRGGDMILKELLQVAEIDYVAICPRGRSVEDMSRKEIIKSMRNKVPAELITDAGGTVNIESYVHSVEEGALKPEASDVESEAVAVDKTLLRHMEELHGENLVRFLSDDYETTGEVPFSDIEAGLKKVNSSTYGLITDQTVNQVIIDMASAKKINFIAAPDFRGIIKKPVNIRLLKIP; this comes from the coding sequence TTGTACATACCTGAAACAACAAAATATCAGGTTCACCTTGGATTCGCTATCGAGGGGGTGGTCGAGAAGTCCGATATAATCGGAGCCATATTCGGGCAAACCGAAGGACTTCTCGGCGAAGACCTGGACCTGCGTGATCTCCAGAGATCAGGAAGAATCGGAAGAATCGATGTAGCAAGTGAGAGTAAAAAGGGCGAAACGAAGGGTGAGATTCTTATCTCGTCCTCGCTTGATAAGGCGGAAACAGCAGTGCTCGCCGCTTCTCTTGAGACAATAGAAAGAGTAGGTCCGTGCAGCGGGCGCTTTAATGTAAAGAAGATAGAGGATATCAGGATCTCAAAACGGAAACACATCGTCGGAAGGGCCAAGGAGATATTGATCGAATCCTTTGAAGAAGGAATTATCGACACGAATGAGATACTCGATCAGGTCAGGGAATATGCACGTATAGAAAAAATCGTCGAGATAGGGGAAGAAAAACTTCCTGCCGGCCCGAATGTCGAGAGTTCCGATGCGATAATTATCGTAGAAGGAAGGGCCGACGTCATCAATCTCCTCCGTTATGGCATAAAGAACGCCATCGCAGTAGAGGGGACGAAGGTCCCGGGAATCATCAGCCGCTTATGCGAGCAGAAAACCGCGACTGCGTTTCCCGACGGCGATCGCGGCGGAGATATGATCTTAAAAGAACTGTTGCAGGTCGCAGAGATCGACTACGTCGCCATCTGCCCGAGGGGCAGAAGCGTAGAAGATATGTCCCGAAAAGAGATCATAAAATCCATGAGAAACAAGGTCCCTGCCGAACTTATAACCGATGCAGGAGGGACTGTCAATATCGAATCTTACGTACATTCCGTTGAAGAAGGGGCTTTAAAACCCGAAGCGTCAGATGTGGAATCAGAAGCTGTCGCTGTTGACAAAACTCTCCTCAGGCATATGGAAGAGCTGCACGGGGAAAATCTTGTGAGGTTCCTTTCGGATGATTATGAAACAACCGGAGAAGTTCCTTTTTCGGATATCGAAGCCGGCCTGAAGAAAGTAAATTCATCCACATACGGATTAATCACGGACCAGACCGTAAACCAGGTGATAATCGACATGGCTTCCGCAAAAAAGATAAACTTCATCGCTGCTCCCGATTTCCGGGGAATAATCAAAAAGCCGGTGAATATCAGGCTGCTGAAGATACCTTAA
- a CDS encoding UPF0058 family protein, with translation MHKEELIALHQFMFTIKENLESENPNLSFEHYNSLKINPNQVHKSKMEHKHAIFVLGEEIADAMKDVEPSASKRIAARMSELARRTEKEIDEMPDEKY, from the coding sequence ATGCATAAGGAAGAGTTAATTGCCCTCCATCAGTTTATGTTTACTATCAAGGAAAACCTTGAAAGCGAGAACCCGAATTTATCTTTTGAACACTACAATTCCCTGAAGATAAATCCCAACCAGGTACACAAAAGCAAGATGGAGCACAAACATGCGATATTTGTCCTCGGGGAGGAGATCGCGGATGCAATGAAGGACGTCGAACCTTCCGCTTCAAAGAGAATCGCGGCACGTATGAGTGAACTTGCCCGGAGAACAGAGAAAGAGATAGATGAAATGCCTGATGAAAAATACTGA
- a CDS encoding ATP-grasp domain-containing protein, whose product MIHIIKKPTDTPDDNSTGMVVSALDKRNAPWEYLDLDKINPFNPGIEGELIWACGIRQDGVQFEALSVLGLSNTVVNSPESIATCASKVQTTARLIKAGVPTPETIFTNSQEHVETFLEKHGKVVYKPVYGFDGNGIYPMTNISELGESPYYIQEFIKNNCDYRVFVIDGEAVGAIRRSSDTFAHNIHQGGLGEAVAEIPDNMAEISSKAANAVNIDYCGVDLLPWEDSYLVLEVNGTPNWHCMSAPIPEYIAEYLVEKEKSLKA is encoded by the coding sequence ATGATACATATAATTAAGAAACCGACGGATACGCCTGATGACAATTCTACGGGGATGGTCGTTTCCGCACTTGATAAGCGGAATGCTCCCTGGGAATACCTGGATCTTGATAAAATCAATCCTTTCAATCCGGGAATCGAAGGTGAGTTGATCTGGGCCTGCGGCATCCGCCAGGACGGTGTTCAGTTTGAAGCGTTGTCGGTCCTCGGACTATCGAACACTGTCGTCAACAGTCCTGAATCCATAGCGACTTGCGCAAGCAAGGTCCAGACAACCGCGAGACTTATCAAAGCGGGTGTTCCTACGCCCGAAACCATCTTCACCAATTCGCAGGAGCATGTAGAGACTTTTCTTGAGAAGCACGGAAAAGTGGTCTATAAACCGGTATACGGGTTCGACGGAAACGGAATATATCCGATGACAAATATCAGCGAACTTGGTGAGAGTCCGTATTACATCCAGGAATTCATTAAGAACAACTGCGATTACCGCGTGTTTGTCATCGACGGTGAAGCTGTCGGGGCCATAAGGAGAAGTTCGGATACATTTGCGCACAACATACACCAGGGAGGACTCGGAGAAGCGGTTGCCGAGATCCCCGATAACATGGCGGAGATCTCATCAAAAGCGGCAAATGCAGTGAATATAGATTACTGCGGAGTGGATCTCTTACCGTGGGAGGATTCGTATCTCGTGCTCGAGGTGAACGGAACGCCTAACTGGCACTGCATGAGTGCCCCGATTCCGGAATATATTGCAGAATATTTGGTTGAAAAAGAAAAATCACTTAAAGCCTGA
- the tes gene encoding tetraether lipid synthase Tes: MVIKNTKSLCPECGAVLPAEIIEEDNKIWIVRTCPEHGTYKALYWSDAEMFRRYDQYDSPGSGLENPQVTASIEECPTACGICNNHKSTTLLANIDLTNRCNLNCEFCFANARACGFVYEPDFDQIVGMLKVLRDERPCPAPAVQFSGGEPTMRDDLIEIIKKAREMGFNQVQMATNGIKLARDPEYVKQLKDAGLSTVYLHFDGVTKETNPFIKLSKKAIDNCAACGQGVVLVPTVINGKNDHEVGDIIKFAAEHNDVVRGINFQPVAFTGAASEDDIEKERVTIPDLLDRIEEQTDGVMKKEYFYPVPSVVPISELIEKYTGKPQITFTAHQHCGAATYAFVTDEGLVPINKMIDVDTFFEVMNNMSQKIDDPSVINKYMTLAEGLKGVHSSLKKGEYSNSTQFWKMLYHALIKHDFEALKEFHWNALFIGTMHFMDNYNYDVSRVQRCCIHYATPEGRLIPFCTYNSGPVFREKVWRKYGKDIKELDPLDNLE; this comes from the coding sequence ATGGTGATCAAAAATACCAAAAGTCTCTGCCCGGAATGTGGTGCGGTTCTGCCGGCAGAAATTATTGAGGAAGACAATAAAATCTGGATCGTCAGGACATGTCCGGAACATGGGACTTATAAGGCATTATACTGGTCTGATGCCGAGATGTTCAGGCGATACGATCAGTACGACAGCCCGGGATCGGGCCTGGAAAATCCACAGGTAACGGCTTCCATAGAAGAATGCCCTACAGCCTGCGGAATTTGCAACAACCATAAATCCACAACCCTGCTGGCGAATATCGATCTTACAAACAGGTGCAACCTCAACTGCGAGTTCTGTTTTGCAAACGCAAGGGCATGCGGTTTTGTCTACGAACCTGACTTCGACCAGATTGTCGGGATGCTTAAGGTGCTCAGGGATGAAAGGCCATGCCCTGCACCGGCAGTACAGTTCTCCGGCGGAGAACCGACAATGCGCGACGATCTTATTGAAATCATAAAAAAAGCACGTGAAATGGGTTTCAATCAGGTCCAGATGGCGACGAACGGAATTAAACTTGCGCGTGATCCCGAATATGTAAAACAGCTCAAAGATGCGGGTCTTTCTACAGTATACCTGCATTTTGACGGCGTAACGAAGGAAACCAATCCATTCATAAAATTAAGCAAAAAAGCTATAGATAACTGCGCTGCGTGCGGCCAGGGAGTTGTTCTGGTTCCTACGGTAATAAACGGAAAGAACGATCACGAAGTCGGGGATATAATAAAATTCGCAGCCGAGCATAACGACGTCGTAAGGGGAATTAACTTCCAGCCGGTAGCATTTACAGGCGCTGCATCGGAAGACGATATCGAGAAGGAACGCGTCACAATTCCGGATCTCCTGGACAGAATAGAAGAACAGACCGACGGCGTGATGAAAAAGGAATATTTTTACCCGGTTCCGTCGGTTGTCCCGATCTCAGAGCTCATAGAAAAATATACAGGAAAACCGCAAATCACCTTCACGGCACACCAACACTGCGGTGCGGCGACATATGCCTTTGTAACGGATGAAGGCCTGGTTCCGATCAATAAGATGATCGACGTGGACACCTTCTTTGAAGTCATGAATAATATGTCGCAGAAGATCGATGATCCTTCGGTAATCAACAAGTACATGACACTGGCCGAGGGCCTTAAGGGAGTTCACTCCTCACTGAAGAAAGGGGAATATTCAAATTCCACGCAGTTCTGGAAGATGCTCTATCATGCACTTATAAAACATGATTTCGAGGCATTGAAGGAATTCCACTGGAACGCCCTGTTCATCGGCACAATGCACTTCATGGACAATTATAATTATGATGTGAGCCGCGTCCAGAGATGCTGCATCCATTATGCAACACCTGAAGGACGCCTGATTCCTTTCTGCACATATAACTCCGGCCCCGTATTCAGGGAAAAGGTCTGGAGAAAATACGGGAAAGACATAAAAGAACTTGATCCATTAGATAATTTAGAATAA
- a CDS encoding CDP-2,3-bis-(O-geranylgeranyl)-sn-glycerol synthase: MIPAYVPNSAAAVFGGGRPIDGGENWSDGRRIFGEGKTWRGFIGGVLSGIIFGILLIVIENAFGWSIQTLLSVILLSLGALLGDLVKSFFKRRLDKKRGEEWLIADQYDLVAGSMLLVFVFDYGWAVQHITIAVLICILIITPLLHRGVNIIGYMIGVKDVPW; encoded by the coding sequence ATGATACCTGCATATGTACCCAACTCAGCTGCTGCAGTCTTCGGAGGAGGAAGACCTATCGACGGAGGGGAAAACTGGAGCGACGGGAGACGCATATTCGGGGAGGGAAAGACATGGAGAGGCTTCATAGGTGGTGTTTTGTCGGGAATCATATTCGGTATACTGCTTATAGTTATCGAAAATGCCTTCGGCTGGTCGATCCAGACTCTTCTTTCGGTTATTCTCCTCTCGCTCGGTGCACTTCTGGGGGATCTCGTCAAGAGTTTCTTTAAAAGAAGGCTGGATAAAAAACGCGGTGAGGAATGGCTTATCGCCGATCAGTATGATCTTGTGGCAGGCTCCATGCTTCTCGTTTTCGTCTTCGACTACGGCTGGGCCGTTCAGCATATAACAATTGCAGTTTTAATATGTATTCTGATAATCACTCCTCTACTTCACAGGGGTGTAAACATAATCGGTTATATGATTGGAGTAAAGGATGTTCCATGGTAA
- the pyrE gene encoding orotate phosphoribosyltransferase — protein sequence MVNRIADILIKYGAIEFGDFTLASGAKSSYYIDMKTASTNPELLAIIGKEIAENYEFDVVAGVAVGAVPIAVAVSLASGKPYCIIRKEEKAHGKSGKLIGDVINKKVLLVEDVTTSGGSVLFGVDVLRENDADISEVVTVVDREQGAFERLNSAGVILSALVRASEIVDIES from the coding sequence ATGGTAAACAGAATTGCGGATATTCTCATTAAATACGGTGCGATAGAGTTCGGTGATTTCACCCTGGCCTCCGGTGCCAAAAGCAGTTACTATATCGATATGAAGACTGCATCTACAAACCCGGAACTTCTCGCGATTATCGGTAAGGAGATTGCGGAGAATTATGAGTTCGATGTGGTCGCCGGAGTTGCGGTCGGCGCAGTTCCGATCGCCGTTGCAGTATCCCTTGCGTCGGGGAAACCCTACTGTATCATCAGGAAGGAGGAGAAGGCTCATGGAAAATCCGGTAAACTTATCGGTGATGTCATAAATAAAAAGGTACTTCTCGTCGAAGACGTGACGACTTCGGGGGGCAGCGTTCTCTTCGGAGTCGATGTCCTCCGGGAGAATGATGCGGATATAAGTGAGGTTGTAACTGTGGTTGATCGTGAGCAGGGTGCGTTCGAGCGGCTTAATTCCGCCGGCGTCATTTTGTCGGCACTTGTAAGGGCATCCGAAATTGTTGATATAGAATCTTAG
- the purD gene encoding phosphoribosylamine--glycine ligase: MVMKILVVGGGGREHAIVSALSRNSDAEIYSVMSKRNPGIESLSERILIAKETDVSSVVRFAESVGARYAVIGPEAPLEAGIADSLEEKGIGCFGPGRAAARLETDKGFCREMMEKHGVAGCPHYRIFNNTDDACDFVMDYDGDLAIKPVGLTGGKGVKIMGEHFDKEGAVEYIKTLSGGVVLEERLIGEEFTLMAFVDGINLVPMPLVQDHKRAFNGDVGPNTGGMGSYSMPDHMLPFVTGDDYQRALEIMKDTVAMMAEEGHVYKGILYGQFMNTSEGPKVIEFNARFGDPEAMNVLTLLSSDFTEIVEAVVNGTLDECDVTFRKMATVCKYLVPEGYPENPTAGDPFFIKDQGDAYLYYANVLEEDERLYTQTSRTLAFVGMAETLQEAEAIAEKAAGSVKGAVRYRKDIGTDEVLQKRIAHMKEIR, from the coding sequence ATGGTTATGAAAATACTTGTCGTGGGTGGCGGCGGAAGAGAACATGCAATAGTATCGGCATTATCCCGCAACAGCGACGCAGAGATATATTCGGTGATGTCAAAGAGGAATCCGGGTATCGAAAGTCTTTCGGAAAGAATTTTGATCGCAAAAGAGACGGACGTTTCGTCCGTAGTCCGGTTTGCCGAATCCGTAGGGGCCCGGTATGCGGTAATCGGACCCGAGGCGCCGCTTGAGGCAGGCATTGCGGATTCCCTTGAAGAGAAGGGGATCGGGTGTTTCGGGCCGGGAAGAGCGGCGGCACGTCTTGAAACCGACAAGGGCTTCTGCAGGGAGATGATGGAGAAGCACGGTGTTGCCGGCTGTCCCCACTACAGGATATTTAATAATACGGATGATGCGTGCGATTTCGTCATGGATTATGACGGCGATCTCGCCATTAAACCCGTCGGCCTGACCGGAGGCAAGGGCGTAAAGATAATGGGGGAGCATTTCGATAAGGAAGGAGCCGTAGAATATATAAAAACTCTTTCCGGGGGCGTTGTTCTTGAAGAGCGCCTTATAGGGGAAGAATTTACCCTTATGGCCTTTGTCGACGGCATAAATCTTGTTCCGATGCCCCTGGTCCAGGATCACAAGAGAGCATTCAATGGTGATGTCGGACCCAATACCGGCGGCATGGGCTCATATTCGATGCCCGATCATATGCTGCCGTTCGTAACCGGTGATGACTATCAACGTGCTCTTGAGATAATGAAGGACACTGTGGCGATGATGGCCGAAGAGGGGCATGTATATAAGGGAATTTTATACGGCCAGTTCATGAATACATCCGAAGGCCCCAAGGTTATTGAATTCAATGCGAGATTCGGCGACCCTGAAGCGATGAACGTCCTGACACTGCTGTCATCCGATTTCACGGAGATCGTGGAAGCTGTGGTGAACGGAACGCTGGATGAATGCGACGTCACATTCAGGAAGATGGCTACGGTATGCAAGTACCTCGTTCCCGAAGGATACCCCGAAAACCCGACTGCCGGGGACCCTTTCTTCATTAAAGATCAGGGAGACGCCTACCTGTATTATGCAAATGTGCTTGAAGAGGACGAACGCCTGTACACCCAGACTTCAAGGACTCTCGCCTTCGTCGGGATGGCCGAAACCCTGCAGGAGGCGGAAGCAATTGCAGAGAAGGCCGCCGGATCGGTTAAGGGCGCCGTAAGATACAGGAAGGATATCGGGACCGATGAAGTCCTCCAAAAGAGAATCGCACATATGAAGGAGATCAGATGA